CACTGGCGGGTAATCTGGCGAAGCGCGATCTCGTCGCGGGCGACCTCGTACAAGATCTGCGACTCGCTGCGGCCGTGAGTGCGCAGATCAACGAAGTTGAAGACGAACGCGCTGACTCCTTCGTTGCCGATGGCTGTGCCGAGGTGTCGCTCCAGCTCGTCGGAGTTCGCAGCGGTAGAGATCTTCTGGTAGCGGACCGGTGTCGGCCCGCACAGGTCCACAAGGTGATGCTCGAGGAGCTCGCGCTCATGGGCGTTGAGCGACTCGTCCTCGCGGTCGGAATTCCCCCACCAGTCGGGGAGCCTTGCCGCGATTTCTCCGGGGAAGAGTCCGCTGAACAGCGCATTCCGGGAGTACGGCGTCGCTGTCGGCAGAACGGCGAAATAATGTGTCGTCTCCACGTCGAAATAGGGCGCCAGCAGCGGCTCGAGCACCCGCCACTGGTCGAGCCGAAGACAGTCCACCACAATGAACACCGCGGCACGATCGCGCTGGAGAATCGGAAGCAGAAACTCACTTACGATGTCGATCGAGAGCGGCGGGCGGTTTCCCTCGAGGTTCTTCAGCCAGCCCGGATATTCCGCCTGCATATAGGCGGCGAACTCTCGATGCATGTCGGGATAGAGCCCCCGCAGTGAATCGTACAATCCGGTCTCACCGGCGGCGGCGAGGTCGACGTCCCAGCGCATGAGCTCGTCGAAGCGGTCGATCCAGCCGCGCCAGTCGAGGTTGCGATCACGCTCCAGCTCGATCGCCCGGAAGCGCTCGACGAATCGGCGCGCGATCGCCTGCTGGCGAATGCGCGGCCCGTCGAGAATCTGCGTGATGATGCTCAGCACCTGACGCGGATTGATCGGCTTGACAAGGTAATCGCGGATGTTCGCGCCTATCGCTTCCTTGAGGGTCGCGTCCTCCTCGCTCTTGGTGACCATCACGACCGGAAGATTGGGAGCGAGCTCGCGGACGTCCCGGTAGGCTTCGAGCCCCCGCTTGCCAGGCATCTGCTCGTCGAGGAGCATGATGTCGAACGGGCGGCGCCGGAGCATCTCGACGGCATCGTCGGCGTTGCTGGCCCACTCGACGTCGTAACCCTTGGACCGCAGGAAGATGCGGTGAGACTCGAGGAGCTCGCCTTCGTCGTCCACCCAGAGGATGGATTTGGGGGGTGGTGCCATAGGTTTTGTGAATGTAGCCGGGGGTCTAATGAATGCCTAGATTCGACTCTGTGATAGGACAGCAGCCTCGTTTTGCGCTTGCTACGCCACGTTTTCGCTTTCGCGCGCTGGCTGCGTGCGCCGGCCGCGCATCAATTGGCGGCGACCGTGAGGTGGCGATGGCATGCCTCGTGGCCGGCCGCCTCGCCGCAGCGCTCCTTCCGCCCTACACAATTGGCGCCGCCGACCTTAAGGCGCGATCGACTGGCGCAAAGCATTGGCTCGCCTCGCTTTCGCTTCCCGCTCCCATCAGATCGGCGCTAACACATCTTGCTGACGCGGTAGCTGCTGGAAACCGTAAGACGGCAGCTACCGCGCTCACGCAACTCGTCTCCGTGGCGCAGCGCAGCATCGACGACGCGTCGGCCGCGGAGCTCGCAGCTGTCGTGGCTAACCTCGAGGCTGAGACCTGAGCCTCTGGCTCCTCGCACCAGTGCTTTTCTCCGTTGACTTTGTCTCCCCTCCCTGCCGGTATATTTAGAAAAACGAGAGCGATATAGGCGATGGCCGGTCATAGCAAATGGAAGCAGATCAAGCATTACAAGGCGGCGACCGACGCCAAGCGCGGAGCGCAGTTCACAAAGCTCATCCGCGAGATCACCATGGCCGCCAAGCTCGGCGGCGGCGATCCGGCCGGCAACCCGCGGCTTCGCACCGCGATTGAAGCAGCCCGCGCCGCGTCGATGCCGAAGGAAAACATCGAGCGCGCAATCAAGAAGGGCACGGGCGAGCTCGAGGGCGTCGAATACGTCGACATCACCTACGAGGGCTACGGCCCGGGCGGTGTAGCGATCCTCATTTTCGCGCTCACCGACAACGCCAATCGCACCGTCGCGGAGGTGCGGCACAAGCTCTCGCGATTCGGAGGCAACCTCGGCGCAGCGAACTCGGTGTCGTGGATGTTCGAGCGGAAGGGGCAGATCTACCTCGACGCCGCGCGATACGGCGAGGACGCTACCCTCGAGGCTGCGCTCGACTCCGGCGCGCAGGATTTCAGCGCCGAGGGTGAGCAGTACGTCGTGACGACCGAGCCGACCGACATGCAGCGTGTCAGGGCCGCCCTCGACGAAAAGGGATTCTTTCCGACCGAATCGGAGATCGCGTCAGTCCCGAAGAACCTCGTCCACGTCGAAGGAAAAACAGCTGAGTCGCTCGTGAAGCTCCTGGAGGAGCTCGAGGACCTGGACGACGTTCAGAAAGTCGCGGCGAACTGCGACCTGGAGCTGGAAGAGGCGAAGTGACCGCCTCATGATCGTGCTCGGCATAGACCCAGGCACTGCGGTCACCGGGTACGGCGTCGTAAAAGGCGAGCCTTCAATTGCGCCGCACTTGCTGGAGTGCGGCGTCATTCGCACGCGAGCCCGCGACACGTTGCCCCGGCGACTCCACGAGATTCACGCCGGCATTCGCGAGCTGATCGAGAGGCACCGTCCCGATTGCCTTGCGATCGAAGATGTCTTTTACGCCCGAAACGTTCGCACGACCATCGTGCTCGGCCACGCGCGCGGTGTGATTCTGCTCGCGGCTGAGGAGGCACGCATCGAGATCTGCGAGTATCCTCCCGCTGAGATCAAGAAGGCGATCGTCGGAACCGGCGGCGCCACGAAGCAGCAGGTGCAATTCATGGTATCGCGGCTGCTCCGTCTGAAAACCGCGCCTGAGCCGCCCGATGCCGCGGACGGAGTTGCCGCTGCACTGACGCGAGTAATGGCTTCGCCGCTGCCGAGGATCGCGGATGAGATGGCGCTGCTGGCAGGGCGACGATGATCGTTCATCTCGACGGTATGCTCGTAACGAAGGACATCGACCGCGTCGAGATCATGACGGACGGCGGCGTGGGCTACGAGCTGCAGATACCGCTCGGAGCTTTCGAGGCGCTGCCGCGCCAGGGCGAGCCGATCTCCCTGCACACATGGCTCGTCGTGAAAGAGGATTCGTGGCAGCTCTTCGGATTCTCGTCGCTGTACGAGCGGCGCCTGTTTCAGAAGCTGCTGACGGCCAACGGAGTTGGCCCGTCACTGGCGCTCGGCATGCTTTCGGCGTTCTCGGCGGAGAGGCTCGTGCGCGCGATCATGGAGAAGGACATTCCCACTCTTCAGCGCGTGCCTCGCGTCGGGCGCAAGAAAGCCGAGCGGCTGGTACTCGATCTTGCCGACAAGCTCGATTCGATCGGCAGTGATGGCGAGGCGGGAATGGGACGTCGAGCGGGCGGCGTGTCGGAGGATGCCCTTCGCGCGCTGGTATCCCTTGGCTACAGCACGAACGAGGCGGAAAAAGCTGTTAGAACCGCGCTTGATGCGGGCGGAGGAGGATTGTCGGCGGCCGAGTTGATACGATCTGCTTTGGGGAAGCTCGCGGACAAGTAAGGAATTCCACCAGGACTGCTGACTAGTCGAGCCAATCCTCCACGGCGAGACCGGGCACGCGCCTGAACTCGCGCGTGTTGTGTGTGACCAGAGTAGCGCCCTCAGATAGCGCGTGACCTGCGATCAGCATGTCGAAGCGGCCTATCGCCCGGCCGGTTCGTTCCAGCGACGTGCGGACGAATCCGTAGGAGATTGCCGCGCTGGTCCCAAAATTCAGGACCCACAGAACTTCGAGAAGTGACTGCATCCGACGCAGCTCTTGTTCTGGCCGGCCGCTGCGCGCGGCGCCGTGATAGAGTTCGGCCGCAGTAATCGATGAAATACCGATTTCGTCGGCGGAGAGCTTCTGTAGCCGCGATAGTACTCCAGGCAATCGATTTCTGATGATCGAGATGCAGGTACTGGTCTCAATCAGATACACCGAAATACTCTTTGATCTCGGGGCGCATCGGTTCGAGGATGTCTGGAGCACGATCGGGGAAATTCGGAGATGATCCCATGAGGGCAATCAGCCGCTCGATGCGATCGTCAACCGGCGTAAGAATGACTCGGTTGCCTTCTTTTCGTGCGTACACGTGCGTACCCTTGAAACGAAATTCCTTGGGGAGCCTTACCGCCTGGCTGCGCCCATTCATGAACAACGACGCCTTCTTCAACCCACTTTCTGGTTGGGACCCTTGCGATGTATCGCGTCCCTTCCCTGCCGGTCGCTTCGAGCGACCGGCAGGTGTAACGGCGATTCGTTTCCTGCGCGCCTTCCTGTCCATCCCGCCCTGCCAGCCGTTGGTATATATCACAATATAGATGGTCGAACGCCGCAAAGCAAGTTCCTTGATGGTAATCGGCGGGGTATCTTCTCCGTGATCATTTCAAGGTCAGCATGATCACAACAGCATTACGCGCCTCGACATTCCAGGAATCCGTCATCCGTGAGATGACGCGCGTCGCCAACCAGCACGGGGCGATCAACCTCGCCCAGGGATTCCCCGATTTCCCAATGCCGCAGCCGATGAAGGACGCAGCCTGCGCGGCGATCCAGGGTGACATCAACCAGTACGCGATAACGTGGGGAACTCCGGCGCTCAGACTCGCAATCGCCGCGAAATATCGGAAATGGTACGGGATGGAGATCGATCCCGAGCGAGAGATCACCGTGACCTGCGGTGCGACGGAAGCGATGGCAGCCGTGTTCCTGGCGCTGGTGGACCCCGGCGAAGAGGTGATTGTCTTCGAGCCGTTCTACGAGAACTATGGGCCCGACGCGATTCTTGCCGGCGCGACACCCGTGTTCGTTCCGCTCGAGGGACTGGACTGGAAGCTCGATCCCGAGAAGCTGCGCGCCGCGTTCTCCGACCGTACTCGTGCGATCGTCGTCAACACTCCGCACAATCCGACCGGCCGCGTCTTCACGCGCGAAGAGATCTCATTGATCGCGGAGCTCTGCATCAAACACGATGCTATCGCGATAACGGACGAGATCTACGAACACATCCGCTACGCCGGCAGCCATCATGTTCTTGCGACATGGCCGGGAATGCGCGAGCGCACGGTGACGATCTCGGGACTCTCGAAAACTTTCAGCTGCACCGGCTGGCGGCTCGGCTACGCGATCGCGCCCTTCGAATTCACGTCGCCGATTCGAAAGGTGCACGACTTTCTGACCGTCGGCGCTCCGGCTCCGCTGCAGGCCGCGGGAGCAGTCGGCATGGCTTTCGACGCCGATTACTACAATCATATCGCTCTCGACTACCGCGCGCGCCGCGACACGATGGTGGCGGCGCTGCAGGAAGGCGGATTCAAGTTTTCGGCGCCCGAGGGTGCCTACTATATCCTCGCCGACTTCTCGGAGCTGAGCGATCTCCGCGGAGTGGCATTCGCGCTCTGGCTCGCGAAAGAGGTGGGCGTCGCGACCGTTCCGGGCACGAGCTTCTGCCACGAGCCGGCGATGGGGGAGACCGTCACGCGCTTCGCGTTCTGTAAAAAGCCGGAGACTCTGGAGCGTGCCGCCGAGCGGCTGGCGACACTTGCTGCCAGAGTCTAGGAGGACAAGGCAGGCCATCAACGAAAAGGGGCCGACACTCGCATGTTGCGATAGCCGGCCTTTTTACTGGTTTTCGGTCTCTCTTCGGCCTACATTGGAGAGTCCATGGAACCTCTCCGGTTGCCCGATGAGTGACCACCAATGACCAGGGCGGAGATCACCACTCCGGAAATTCTGGCCGACGAATCCGTCGTCGAGCTTTCGCTGCGCCCCCAGCGACTGGCCGAGTTTATCGGGCAGCCAAAGGTGAAGGACAGCATGCGGATCTACATCGACGCCGCTCTCCTTCGCCGCGAGCCGCTCGATCACACCCTTTTCTTCGGGCCCGCCGGACTCGGCAAAACGACTCTGGCCGAGCTGATCGCGCGAGAGATGGGTGTCAACGTTCGCGCCACGTCGGGACCCGCGCTGGAAAAGCCCGGCGACCTCGTTGGAACACTCACCAATCTTCGCGAAGGCGACATTCTCTTTATCGATGAGATCCACCGGCTGCGTCCGATCATCGAGGAATTTCTTTATCCGGCGATGGAGGACTACAAGATCGACATCCGGCTTAGCGAAGGGCCCAAGGCGCAGACTATAACGATGGGGATCGAGAAGTTCACCCTCGTCGGCGCGACAACGCGACTCGGATTGCTCACTCCCCCGATGCGCGCGCGTTTCGGGATCGAGCAGCGATTGAATTTCTATCCGGCAAGCGACCTCGAGATGATCGTGCGCCGCACCGCGGATGTGCTGAAGGTTTCCGTTGACAAGGGCGGAATGGAGGAGATAGCCTGCCGCTCACGTGGAACGCCGCGCGTGGCAAACCGGCTGCTGCGCCGCATTCGCGACTACGCTCAGGTGAAAGCGGGCGGTTTCATCACGCGCGACGTGGCGAAGGAAGCGCTGCAGCTGCTCGACGTCGACCAATTCGGCCTCGACGACATGGACAGCCGGATTCTCAAAACGATCATCGAGAAGTTCGATGGGGGACCCGTCGGCGTTGGGACGATCGCCGCCGCCGTGGGCGAGGACCAGGGGACGATCGAGGAAGTTTACGAGCCGTTCCTCGTACAGAATGGGTTTTTGCAGCGGACCCCGCGCGGGCGAATGGCTACCGCGCAGGCGTACAGGCATTTCGGGTTTGTGCAGCCGGTGGGGCCGCAGCAGACGCTCTTCTAAGAGAGCTTGGCGCTCAACCGAGAAATGCCTCGCTACCCGCTCATCGCTGAGCGCTGTCTGCCGCGCGCTAAAAACAACCGAGAACCTGGATACCCTAGCTCGACAATCTTTCAACGAGACCGTGAAGCATTTTTCTCACGTCGACTAATTCGCTCAGTAACGAAAGAAAATCGTTCTGCGAAATCACTCCAAAGTCCTGCGCCATAATCATGTGCGCTTCAAGCTCGGACGCCGACGCGAGCGAGTACCGCAAGAAACGAATGAACTCGCGCTCTGAAGCCTGGCTTCTACCTTCCACAATGTTCGCCGGAATTGACATCGCTGCGCGAATCATTTGACTCCGCAGAGACGAGTACTGCGATCCGCGAATCCGGCCAGCAACGTGATGCGCGTGAATAGCGAGCGCGCGAGCATGCTTCCAAACGCGCAGCTTTTTGAAGTCGGCCATTCATTAACTCTGAAGCGAGTGGCCACGCCAGCAGCACCGTTTCATTGCGCGTCCGCGCACTTTCCCCGGAGTATTCGCTTTCAGCCCGCAGCGGAAAGCGCTTAGCGACCAGCGGGTAGCGAGGTACTTCTCAGTTGAAGGGCGAGCTGTGCAATTAGTTTCCCGGATATGACTCAAGGCTCTCGCATTTCCGACTACGACTACGCCCTCCCGCCGGATCGTATCGCCCAAACGCCATCAGAAAAGCGAGACGAAAGCCGTCTGATGCTGATCCACCGCCAAGATGGACGAATCGAGCACAAGAGATTCCACGATCTCCCGAGCCTCATCCCGCCAAACGACGGAATCGTTCTCAATACGACGAGAGTCTATCGCGCACGGCTGCTCGGCACCCGCGACTCCGGCGCACCAGCCGAGCTGCTCCTTCTCAAGCCACTCGGCGATGGCAGGTACGAGGCGATGGTGCACCCCGGCGGGAAGCTCAAGCCCGGACGCCGCGTGCACGTGAGCCCCGACCTAGAAGTGGAGATTCTCGAATCGACCGAGCGGCGCACCCGCATCGTTCGGCTCCGCTCCACTCTGCCAGTCGACGACGCTATCGAGCGCTACGGCCACACTCCGTTGCCGCCGTACATCGACCGGCCGGACGAGGCCACCGACGTCGATCGCTACCAGACCGTATACGCCGACGTGACAGGCTCGGTCGCCGCTCCGACCGCCGGCCTGCACTTCACCGATGAGACGCTCGCGGCGCTGGAGCAACGCGGCGTGAGACGGGCCGACGTGCTGCTCCACGTCGGCGCAGGAACGTTCAAGCCCGTCGAGGTCGACGATCCGGCGGAGCACGTCATGCACGAGGAGACCTTCACCCTCCCCGCGCGAGCCGCGGCAACGTTGAACGATGTGCGCCAAAGTGGAGGAAGCATCTGGGCGGTCGGCACTACTTCGGTACGCGTACTGGAGACAGCCGTTCAACTTGATGGGACATTCAAGGAGCGAAGCGGCGAAACTCAGATTTTCATCCGCCCGCCTTACCGCTTTCGCGCTGTCGACCGGCTCATCACGAACTTTCATCTGCCGAGGTCAACGCTCATCATGCTCGTCGCGGCGTTCGCGGGTTACGAGCTGACAATGACCGCTTACCGCGCAGCGATCCAGGACGGGTACCGCTTCTATTCCTACGGCGACGCAATGGCGATCATCTGAGCGTGCCGAGCTTCAGTTTCAGCATCGAGTCCGAGTCGGGCGCAGCGCGGAGCGGAGTTTTCAAGACTCCGCACGGCGACGTGGAGACTCCGGCATTCATGCCGGTGGGCACTCTCGCGACAGTGAAGGCGCTCGATCCGCACGAGCTGAGCGCGATGGGCGCGCAGATGATTCTCGCCAACGCGTATCATCTCCATCTGAGGCCCGGCGACGATCTCGTCAAGGAAATGGGCGGACTCCACCGCTTCATGCATTGGGACGGGCCCATCCTCAGCGACTCGGGGGGCTTCCAGGTTTTTTCGCTCGCAACGTTGCGAAAAATCACCGAAGAGGGCGTGGAGTTTCAGAGCCACATCGACGGGTCACGCCGCTTCTTCACTCCCGAAACCATGGTCGGAATTCAAAGAAATCTGGGCGCCGACGTCATCATGCAGCTCGATCACGTGATACCAGGACAATCGGACGAGGCCGCGGCGAAGGATGCGAGTGAGCGCAGCATTCGCTGGGCGGCGCGGTGTCTCGCGGAATTCATCAAATCATCGACCAGCGCGCAGGCTGGCACCGACAGCAGCGGCGGCAGCGACGTCCAGCGGCAGGCATTGCTGCCCATTGTCCAGGGAGGCATCCACGTCGCGCTTCGAAGAGAAGCGGCCGCAGCCCTCGCCACAATGCACGACTGGCACGGATTCGCTATTGGCGGGCTCTCGGTCGGCGAGGAGAAGCCGGCGATGCACGAGATGCTCGACGTCGTCAACGAAGTGCTTCCCCGCACGCGGCCGCGCTACCTCATGGGTGTCGGCTTCCCCGCTGACCTGATCGAGAGCATTCGGCGCGGAGTCGACATGTTCGACTGCGTCGCCCCGACGCGCATGGGACGAAACGGAACCGTCTTCACGAGCACCGGCCGCCTCAACATCAAGCGGGCCGAGTACCGGAACGACGCCCTGCCGCTCGACGAGAGCTGCGAGTGTGTCGCCTGCAGTCGCTTCAGCCGCGCGTACATTCGGCATCTCTTCGTGAGCGACGAGATACTCGGCATCCGCCTGCTCTCTCTGCACAATGTACATTTCCTGCTCTCACTGGCCCGCGCCGCGAGGCGCGAGATTGCCGCCGGTAATCTGGACGCGTGGAGCCGCGACTGGCTCTCCCGTTACAACTCGAAGGCACCCGCCCTATGACAATCACTTTCGCCACACTGGCTCTGCTTCAGTCCCCCGGAAGCGGCATGCTCGGCCCCATTTTCATGTATGGCGCAATCTTCGCCATCTTCTACTTCATTCTCATTCGCCCCCAGTCGAAGCAGCGGAAAGAGCATGACGCTCTCATTCGCGCTGTAAAGAAAGGTGACGAGGTCGTGACCGCCGGTGGAGTGATCGGTGAGATCATTCACATCAGGGAAACGCCGAAAGCCGATGGCGGCTCGACAGCGCCTTCGCTCGAGGATCGCATCACCATCAAGTCGGGGGAGTCGCGACTGCTGATCGAGCGCGGCAAGATCGCGCGCATCATCAAGCGTGAGACTCAGCCTGCAGCCGAGGGGTGAGCATCCTCGACATCCGCGTGCTCGGCGACCCCGCACTCAGGAAGGAGACGGAGGTTGTCGAGAGAGTGACCGATGAAGTTCGCGCGCTCATCAATGACATGTTCGACACGATGTACGCCGCCGAGGGTATAGGGCTCGCGGCCCCGCAGGTGGGGCGCAGCGAGCGTGTGACGGTAATGGACGTCGAGGGAGCGAAGTACGC
This Gemmatimonadaceae bacterium DNA region includes the following protein-coding sequences:
- a CDS encoding response regulator, which produces MAPPPKSILWVDDEGELLESHRIFLRSKGYDVEWASNADDAVEMLRRRPFDIMLLDEQMPGKRGLEAYRDVRELAPNLPVVMVTKSEEDATLKEAIGANIRDYLVKPINPRQVLSIITQILDGPRIRQQAIARRFVERFRAIELERDRNLDWRGWIDRFDELMRWDVDLAAAGETGLYDSLRGLYPDMHREFAAYMQAEYPGWLKNLEGNRPPLSIDIVSEFLLPILQRDRAAVFIVVDCLRLDQWRVLEPLLAPYFDVETTHYFAVLPTATPYSRNALFSGLFPGEIAARLPDWWGNSDREDESLNAHERELLEHHLVDLCGPTPVRYQKISTAANSDELERHLGTAIGNEGVSAFVFNFVDLRTHGRSESQILYEVARDEIALRQITRQ
- a CDS encoding type II toxin-antitoxin system VapC family toxin, producing MLQTSSNRCAPRSKSISVYLIETSTCISIIRNRLPGVLSRLQKLSADEIGISSITAAELYHGAARSGRPEQELRRMQSLLEVLWVLNFGTSAAISYGFVRTSLERTGRAIGRFDMLIAGHALSEGATLVTHNTREFRRVPGLAVEDWLD
- the vapB gene encoding type II toxin-antitoxin system VapB family antitoxin produces the protein MKKASLFMNGRSQAVRLPKEFRFKGTHVYARKEGNRVILTPVDDRIERLIALMGSSPNFPDRAPDILEPMRPEIKEYFGVSD
- the ruvA gene encoding Holliday junction branch migration protein RuvA, translating into MIVHLDGMLVTKDIDRVEIMTDGGVGYELQIPLGAFEALPRQGEPISLHTWLVVKEDSWQLFGFSSLYERRLFQKLLTANGVGPSLALGMLSAFSAERLVRAIMEKDIPTLQRVPRVGRKKAERLVLDLADKLDSIGSDGEAGMGRRAGGVSEDALRALVSLGYSTNEAEKAVRTALDAGGGGLSAAELIRSALGKLADK
- the ruvB gene encoding Holliday junction branch migration DNA helicase RuvB, which encodes MTRAEITTPEILADESVVELSLRPQRLAEFIGQPKVKDSMRIYIDAALLRREPLDHTLFFGPAGLGKTTLAELIAREMGVNVRATSGPALEKPGDLVGTLTNLREGDILFIDEIHRLRPIIEEFLYPAMEDYKIDIRLSEGPKAQTITMGIEKFTLVGATTRLGLLTPPMRARFGIEQRLNFYPASDLEMIVRRTADVLKVSVDKGGMEEIACRSRGTPRVANRLLRRIRDYAQVKAGGFITRDVAKEALQLLDVDQFGLDDMDSRILKTIIEKFDGGPVGVGTIAAAVGEDQGTIEEVYEPFLVQNGFLQRTPRGRMATAQAYRHFGFVQPVGPQQTLF
- a CDS encoding aminotransferase class I/II-fold pyridoxal phosphate-dependent enzyme, whose amino-acid sequence is MITTALRASTFQESVIREMTRVANQHGAINLAQGFPDFPMPQPMKDAACAAIQGDINQYAITWGTPALRLAIAAKYRKWYGMEIDPEREITVTCGATEAMAAVFLALVDPGEEVIVFEPFYENYGPDAILAGATPVFVPLEGLDWKLDPEKLRAAFSDRTRAIVVNTPHNPTGRVFTREEISLIAELCIKHDAIAITDEIYEHIRYAGSHHVLATWPGMRERTVTISGLSKTFSCTGWRLGYAIAPFEFTSPIRKVHDFLTVGAPAPLQAAGAVGMAFDADYYNHIALDYRARRDTMVAALQEGGFKFSAPEGAYYILADFSELSDLRGVAFALWLAKEVGVATVPGTSFCHEPAMGETVTRFAFCKKPETLERAAERLATLAARV
- a CDS encoding YebC/PmpR family DNA-binding transcriptional regulator — translated: MAGHSKWKQIKHYKAATDAKRGAQFTKLIREITMAAKLGGGDPAGNPRLRTAIEAARAASMPKENIERAIKKGTGELEGVEYVDITYEGYGPGGVAILIFALTDNANRTVAEVRHKLSRFGGNLGAANSVSWMFERKGQIYLDAARYGEDATLEAALDSGAQDFSAEGEQYVVTTEPTDMQRVRAALDEKGFFPTESEIASVPKNLVHVEGKTAESLVKLLEELEDLDDVQKVAANCDLELEEAK
- the tgt gene encoding tRNA guanosine(34) transglycosylase Tgt, producing the protein MPSFSFSIESESGAARSGVFKTPHGDVETPAFMPVGTLATVKALDPHELSAMGAQMILANAYHLHLRPGDDLVKEMGGLHRFMHWDGPILSDSGGFQVFSLATLRKITEEGVEFQSHIDGSRRFFTPETMVGIQRNLGADVIMQLDHVIPGQSDEAAAKDASERSIRWAARCLAEFIKSSTSAQAGTDSSGGSDVQRQALLPIVQGGIHVALRREAAAALATMHDWHGFAIGGLSVGEEKPAMHEMLDVVNEVLPRTRPRYLMGVGFPADLIESIRRGVDMFDCVAPTRMGRNGTVFTSTGRLNIKRAEYRNDALPLDESCECVACSRFSRAYIRHLFVSDEILGIRLLSLHNVHFLLSLARAARREIAAGNLDAWSRDWLSRYNSKAPAL
- the yajC gene encoding preprotein translocase subunit YajC; its protein translation is MTITFATLALLQSPGSGMLGPIFMYGAIFAIFYFILIRPQSKQRKEHDALIRAVKKGDEVVTAGGVIGEIIHIRETPKADGGSTAPSLEDRITIKSGESRLLIERGKIARIIKRETQPAAEG
- the ruvC gene encoding crossover junction endodeoxyribonuclease RuvC, which encodes MIVLGIDPGTAVTGYGVVKGEPSIAPHLLECGVIRTRARDTLPRRLHEIHAGIRELIERHRPDCLAIEDVFYARNVRTTIVLGHARGVILLAAEEARIEICEYPPAEIKKAIVGTGGATKQQVQFMVSRLLRLKTAPEPPDAADGVAAALTRVMASPLPRIADEMALLAGRR
- the queA gene encoding tRNA preQ1(34) S-adenosylmethionine ribosyltransferase-isomerase QueA, with amino-acid sequence MTQGSRISDYDYALPPDRIAQTPSEKRDESRLMLIHRQDGRIEHKRFHDLPSLIPPNDGIVLNTTRVYRARLLGTRDSGAPAELLLLKPLGDGRYEAMVHPGGKLKPGRRVHVSPDLEVEILESTERRTRIVRLRSTLPVDDAIERYGHTPLPPYIDRPDEATDVDRYQTVYADVTGSVAAPTAGLHFTDETLAALEQRGVRRADVLLHVGAGTFKPVEVDDPAEHVMHEETFTLPARAAATLNDVRQSGGSIWAVGTTSVRVLETAVQLDGTFKERSGETQIFIRPPYRFRAVDRLITNFHLPRSTLIMLVAAFAGYELTMTAYRAAIQDGYRFYSYGDAMAII